A genomic window from Plasmodium malariae genome assembly, chromosome: 10 includes:
- the PmUG01_10022000 gene encoding inner membrane complex protein, putative, which translates to MDKFHIEKMLKLNSTANLVLGIFLTVIGSIFMAIANTFMKLGLSDSKKKKYMFTNYSCDMKWYIGFFVYCFGSFLHIIALGFAPASTLAPMNSFGLIANAVVANIYLNEKLGKIEIISTLGIFFGISICACASFLCDTKEEAHFNPLNIIESWRNPWYIFYIFVSIFLSFFTLIYLNHQENKIISENEEIYATKRYVELNIYDEKKENEGNNGTDELDGNVLGCSLNTKNLGESVNLYPKTIGLSYGFLAGLIGSQCVLEIKEIVAFLNIGLTNKHIYKTPLPHLCFIFLVISIYLQIHFLNLGLTRGDATLVVPTYYVFWTFFGTLGGLVKFNEIENFNFNSILLFIIGFVLTVLFISILAVQEIAFLRKYVDKEVPDISLENLDIHAQVLQNKKLSKQVILNMGLFPVSLLGTTVGRKKFRPLYERFRRTRSILSDTHIGDQHCEYSTDNTIYNAYTLPYDIYNTNKESFYSKKKINKYNDQKTENTYVF; encoded by the coding sequence ATGGATAAGTTTCATATAGAAAAGATGCTAAAACTTAATAGCACAGCGAATTTAGTGTtaggaatatttttaaccGTAATTGGGTCCATATTTATGGCCATTGCAAATACGTTCATGAAACTAGGTTTAAGTGATTcaaagaagaagaaatacATGTTTACTAACTACTCGTGTGATATGAAATGGTATATTGGTTTTTTCGTTTACTGTTTTGGGTCCTTCTTACATATAATTGCACTTGGATTTGCCCCTGCTAGTACATTAGCACCAATGAATTCATTTGGTCTAATTGCGAATGCTGTAGTTGcaaatatttacttaaatgaaaaattgggaaaaatagaaataatatcAACGTTAGGTATATTTTTTGGAATAAGCATTTGTGCATGCGCTTCTTTTTTATGTGATACAAAAGAAGAAGCACATTTTAAtccattaaatataattgaaaGCTGGAGGAACCCatggtatattttttatatttttgtttctatatttttatctttttttacgttaatttatttaaatcatcaagaaaataaaataatatcagaaaatgaagaaatttaTGCTACTAAAAGGTATGTGGAgttgaatatatatgatgaaaagaaagaaaatgaaGGAAATAATGGAACTGATGAACTTGATGGAAATGTATTGGGTTGTTCATTAAATACTAAAAATTTAGGTGAATCTGTAAATTTATATCCAAAAACTATAGGATTATCTTATGGTTTTTTAGCCGGTTTGATAGGATCACAATGTGTTTTAGAAATTAAAGAAATTGTagcttttttaaatattggtttaacaaataaacatatatataaaacaccTTTACCCCATTTgtgttttatatttcttgttatatccatatatttacaaatacattttttaaatttaggtTTAACAAGGGGAGATGCAACCCTAGTTGTACCCacttattatgtattttggACATTCTTTGGAACGTTAGGTGGTCTtgtaaaatttaatgaaattgaaaattttaattttaattctattctattatttataattggTTTTGTATTGACTgtgttatttatatctatattagCTGTACAAGAAATAGCATTTTTACGTAAATATGTGGACAAAGAAGTACCTGATATATCTTTAGAAAATTTAGATATTCATGCACAggttttacaaaataaaaaattatcaaaacaagttatattaaatatgggATTATTTCCTGTTTCATTGCTTGGTACAACAGTTGGACGGAAAAAATTTCGTCCATTATACGAGCGATTTAGGAGAACTAGGAGTATATTATCTGATACACATATAGGAGATCAGCACTGTGAATATTCAACTGAcaatactatatataatgcTTATACATTACCATATGATATATACAACACCAATAAAGAATCTTTttactcaaaaaaaaaaataaataaatacaatgaCCAGAAAACTGAAAATacttatgttttttaa